TGTCACAGGAAGAAAGCAACACACCGTTGCACTAAGACAAAGCTCTGTTATCCTTCCCTCAACTTTGGCTATTTTACCTTTGGATCTGCTTTTGCATAGGTTCTcttctttctaaatctttctgTATATTTGTCGTGGTTCATGAAGCCTGACAGCGAGTGGAATGAGAATTAACGCCTTGGATGTAAAAGGCGCACTGGATAAGAATCAGCAAATAATCAGCGCAGTTATGATTGTGTTAACACAGACACAGATGAATGTATTCGGTTGTATTCGGATCTTGTTTCAGTCTTTATTTCCGTCTGGAATTGTTGTGGTGTAGCGCGTGATATATTGAAGGACTAGAAGGAAACATTATTGAAGATTCTTATTGCTATTagtaaaaaggttttctccgttgataatttatcagcgaatgcctaaaaatgtcaaagaaaggaaaaacagcattCCAATGTTGATTTAAAACCAGTCACGGCAACAAGATAGGTATTTACTGCTCAACAAGAGTTGCAttcttcaaacttcaaaattaaacgaaaTAAATTCAACTGAGTAACCTGAAGAGGAAAATGTAAGGATGATTACAAAACATCCTTCGGTGATAATAAACATCATCAAGCTGCGTCTGACCTTGATATGACATTCGAAATACTTGTTTTCATGAGGagcatttactttattttttactttttttattgacattattAGATGTGGAATGTGAGTAGTTCACTAGTTCACAAAAGGTCTGTTAGATTGTTCTTTACACTTGAGAAGTTTATCAGATGTTTGAACCGAACTCCGGAATCCCATCGATACTACAGTTGATTTTTCACTTACGTTGTAAGCCTTGGttgatttaagttgtttctcttGTCGAATTATGTAATCTATCACGTGCGAATTCTGAAATTGTTCACGTGGTTTGTTCAGTTAAATCTGTTCGTGTGGTTGATACAATGGACTTGggctgtttcgttttttttttttctttttttcacttaggaaaaataaatgtgtgatttgctgtattattttcagatttataaaattaattgtttatacgaTTTACGGGACTCCAAGGTTCCTGGTAgtaacatgtttattttcatccaaCGAAACAATATTGTTAAGAACCATCAATTAATgccagcttttattttttcctattcCTTAAACGTCCGttggcaaaaaaacaaacaaacaaacaaaaaacaactggCAAAATCTCTGTGAAACAAAATAGTTAATGCCCATGAATCAGTTTCCGTCATGGAGATTTCGCGGACTCCAGGGAGTCATGTAcgatgtttgttatatattgatcgccattatgtgttaagatcattatttaaaattttttggttttatcaaacgagttgataaaggttgaattaccaccgtcaaaggtttagaaagctgacgtttcgagcgttagcccttcgtcagagctaatagaggaattgtggggtgtagTAGGTTtgtatgagagtgtagaggagctttgccactgatggaaatttgtgaataaattttaGTGGAATGAAAGGCGTTctttaattccgtgtggagagagtgtaccccgttaaaagatgaatttttgttcgaaatttttgcggctttctgtgtttccgtgCTGTAAgcatagcccgcaaatagtcatgttgtggtgggagtgattaggtAGATTGAAATGTGTAGAAGAAACAGCAATCATGCGTCTAAAAACATCCTTGAATCCAAACTGCTGCCATGGCCATTAACAGATAAAATAAATCTCTCCGTTGTAGAGGAAGcattgaaagtaaaagtagGTTAAATCAATTGACAACTATTCCTCTAGAACATGTTACTTCGACTCGAAAGCGTattattttttcgtttgttgCACTAACTCAttactcatttctttctttatttatggtaaaaagaaatgagtGACAAAGACGGACATGATAGGGTCTACAAAGCCAttaaatatcatgaaaaacatttgaaaattgcaaaagaaaacggtgatcgggccggagagggaggagcttatggaaatctcggtaatgaaTACCAGtcaatgggtgactatcaaaaagccatcgagtatcatgaaaaacatttgaaaattgcaaaagaaatcggtgatcgggccggagaaggaggagcctatggaaatctcggtatttcttaccggtcattgggtgactatcaaaaagccattgagtatcataaaaaacatttaaaaattgcaaaagaaatcggtgatagggccggagaaggaggagctgataaaaatctcggtaatgcttaccactcactgggtgactataaaaaagccattgagtatcataaaaaacatttgaaaattgcaaaagaaatcggtgatcgggccggagaaggacgagcttatggaaatctcggtaatgcttaccggtcactgggtgactatcaaaaagcaatcgagtatcatgaaaaacatttgaaaattgcaaaagaaatcggtgatcgggccggagaaggaggagcctatgggaatctcggtaatgcttaccggtcattgggtgactatcaaaaagccattgagtatcataaaaaacatttaaaaattgcaaaagaaatcggtgatagggccggagaaggaggagctgatggaaatctcggtaatgcttaccactcactgggtgactataaaaaagccattgagtatcataaaaaacatttgaaaattgcaaaagaaatcggtgatcgggccggagaaggacgagcttatggaaatctcggtaatgcttaccggtcactgggtgactatcaaaaagcaatcgagtatcatgaaaaacatttgaaaattgcaaaagaaatcggtgatcgggccggagaaggaggagcctatgggaatctcggtaatgcttaccagtcactgggtgactatcaaaaagccattgagtatcataaaaaacatttaaaaattgcaaaagaaatcggtgatcgggccggagaaggacgagcttatggaagtctcggtaatgcttaccagtcactgggtgactatcaaaaagccatcgagtatcataaaaaacatttaaaaattgcaaaagaaatcggtgatcgggccggagaaggaagagcctatggaaatctcggtatttcttaccggtcattgggtgactatcaaaaagccattgagtatcataaaaaacatttaaaaattgcaaaagaaatcggtgatcgggccggagaaggacgagcttatggaaatctcggcaatgcttacgactcactgggtaactatcaaaaagcaatcgagtatcatgaaaaagatttgaaaattgcaaaagaaatcggtgatcgggccggagaaggaggagcctatgggaatctcggtattgcttaccagtcactgggtgactatcaaaaagccatcgagtatcatgaaaaagatttgaaaattgcaaaagaaatcggtgatcgggccggagaaggaggagcttatggaaatctcggtaatgcttaccagtcgctgggtgactatcaaaaagccatcgagtatcaagaaaaacatttgaaaattgcaaaagaaatcggtgatcgggccggagaaggaggagcttatggaaaattcggtaatgcttacgtctcactgggtgactatcaaaaagcaatcgagtatcatgaaaaacatttgaaaattgcaaaagaaatcggtgatcgggccggagaaggaggagcctatgggaatctcggtaatgcttaccagtcactgggtgactgtcaaaaagccattgagtatcataaaaaacgtttgaaaattgcaaaagaaatcggtgatcgggccggagaaggaggagcttatggaaatctcggtaatccttaccactcactgggtgactatcaaaaagccatcgagtatcatgaaaatgatttgaaaattgcaaaagaaatcggtgatcgggccggagaaggacgagcttatggaaatctcggtaatgcttacaagtcactgggtgactatcaaaaagccattgagtatcataaaaaacatttaaaaattgcaaaagaaatcggtgatcgggccggagaaggaggagcttatggaaatctcggtaatgcttaccagtcactgggtgactatcaaaaagccatcgagtatcttgaaaaacatttgaaaattgcaaaagaaatcggtgatcgggctggagaaggacgAACTTTTCACAACATTggaattcttttcttttctcttggaCAATTCGAAAATGCGGCAGATAGTTTTGGTTACGCTGTGGAAGCCTTTGATGCTGTAAGATCTTGCTTAAAGTCTAAAGatgattggaaaataaactttcgtgAGCTGTACGAGACGACGAACACTTTCTTATGGAAGTCGTTGCTAGGACTTGAAAAGTTGGAGGAGGCTTTGTTTGCAGCTGAACGGGGACGAGCGCAGACCTTGACTGATAATTTGCTGACTCAATATAAACTCCCTCCGTCCTTGTTAGCTCCCATAGTTCACCTGAAAGAGACTTTACCTCGCCTCTTCACAGAGCTTTCTTCGCCAACTCTTTTTCTAGCAATTGAAGGACTTACGATCAACATCTGGCTTCTAAGCAGGGGAAAGCAAGTTACCTTTCGGAAAGGGAGGCTGGAGGGTGATAGAAGAGACAAATATCCTGTACGCTCGTTAATGCAATCATGTTTAGAAAAAATAGGAACTGATGTTCGTGTAAGATGTGAAGATCGCACATTTGATGAACTCACCCATGATTGCCCGTTTAGCAGAGAAGTGTgcgaagaagaaaagaaatcatttcagTCTTTAGACAATCCTTTTAAGGTTTTTTATGATGCAGTTGTTGGCCCAATTGTTGACATGCTTGGACCTCAAGACGACGAGATGGTCATTGTTCCTGATGGTGCGCTGTGCCTTACTCCATGGGCCGCAGTTAATGAATCGATTAGGATTCGCACTGTTCCATCTcttacaagttatcaattgatcttaaATGTACCCGAAGGCCATCACAAGAAAACAGGGGCGCTCTTGGTCGGAAATCCTtgcttgaaagatttgaaggGAGACTGGCATGACTTACCATGTGCTCAAAAGGAAGTAGAATCAattgcatcaattctcaaCACGACACCTCTAGTCGGGagacaggcaacaaaagctgaagtgatgaaacagatgtcgtcagttggtttaattcatattgctgcCCACGGAAACGAACTCACTGGAGAAATTGCCTTTTCCCCAAACCCTGGATGGACTTCACAATTCCCTCAGAAGAAggattttgttttaaaaatgtccGATGTGCAGGCTGCCAAtcttcgagctcgtcttgtggtcttaagttgctgtcacagtggacgaggcagaATCTTGAAGGGCgagggtgtggtcggtatcgcacgtgccttcttggcagctggtgctcgttctgtgttggtggccctgtgggcaatagatgacgaagcgaccatggtgttcatgaaaagtttctaccaacacctgaaggaaggaaaacccGCCAGTGTTGCTGTTCACCAATCGATAAAATGCCTTCGGGAATCTCAGGAGTTTTCTGAGATGAGACactgggctccattccaacttatcggagatgacGTGAAGATTGAGTTCAAGGTGGATGATGAtgtcaaagaatgaaaaaagttaactgtttcagtttatttcttttcttttgtcacgtGGCGAGATTTTAGTAGAACTTGAGAAAAAGTTTGCTTCACAACGCGGCAATCTCACTCTATGCGCCTATTTTTTACAGaactacaacaataattaaagtAGAAAGGACTTTCACTATCATTTACCAAGATTTGTCTGCCTTTTTTCGATTTATCAATAATGCGACGTGTGATGGAAGTATATTTCAAAGACAGTACCTGGTAGGCTTGTGACGAATCAATACGCGCATAATAACTCATTTGTCTTAATAAAGTATATTAcattgtaaaacaacaaatatattacGCGTCTAGTTCCAGTGATGTAAGCAAGTTACTTCTTTTCGCGTACAAACACcgcaaaaactgaataaatacAAAGGCGCTGTAAACGGTATTTCAAaacctcattaataattcatagcATAATTCATGAGTGTCTTTATTTCTGATATAGACACGGCTCAGTTTTACGTCTGATTTTCTAGGGCTAAATAACCAATAATCGAAATGTTAGTGTAGGAATCATGGATGGATGAACATTAAAGCTTTTGAAGCGGTTCAATAAATTTGCAATTCGTGTTTTATCAAGCCGTAAAACAATTGGCAACGCCGAGTGTTTTAAACGTGATAAAACACCACTACTCATTTATTAATCATTACTTAGCAAAGTGAATCTGGTTTAGCGTGGTATATAACCTTATATACAACGGTATGCGTCATCACAGTGGTCAAAATGTGGACTCACGAGGTGCAGCCGAATGAGTCAACAGCCGCAAATTTTGACCACTGTTCTGACGCATGCTGTTGTATATAAGAACATAATTTTACCTTCATggcagaagagaaaaaaaaaaagacgaaaaaagcttaaaataaGTTACAGTAAATTCCGTAAGCAGAGCTGCGTTTTCCTTTCACTGCCTATATTGAGAACTTACGttcacattttatttatttaatgccGTACAATCCTAGTAAGATAAGAAGCATTGCAAGTCTTCAAACCATCACGCATAACACATTTTTATCCGTTCATTTCTCTGCACAAAGAGCGCAAAAATGTTACCAAGCGAGAATTGTGAACAGGGGAAACATTTGACTCAGATATGTTACATTTTggaacttttgcattttttgttagGATTGGTTCCTGCTGTGGCACTTTATGGATGTGGctttgtgaaatttgctaCCGTGACTTTTGGAATATTTGCTATTCTTGCTAGTGCACACTTTGCGTAGCAGGGAATATTCTtgcgaattttgttatatttgcgGCTTGATTAGAGCCCTCTTTCTTAGTTTATCCACAGCCTAATCCTCGCCTATAGCCCGGTACGTTTAGATGAACAAAAGTCCGAAGAGTTGCTGCTCAAAATTGAGGCTAGCAGGGTTAATAAGCAGAAAAAGGGAGAAGAAGCTGTTTGCAGCAatctgttttaaatttattcgAAGCAGCAAGATGTAGTTATATGTGAAAACATCCTTTgaatacttttattttcaaaccaataaaatatttatttagtaGACAGTAGTTTGATCTTTTTACTCTTCTTTATCTTTCTAACTCAAAACCTATCTGCCATTATCATCTAACGTGACAGTACACGTAAACAAAGAGCTACACAATTTTCTAACGTTGGCTTGAGTTGTATTCCACGTCAAAATTATGGAATTCTTTACTTCTCAAGGTTCAAAGGCTTGATAAATGCTTTCCTGCTCTCCACCAACATGTCCTTGACAAAATAAGACAATTTTCACCCCGATGTGGACCTTTAAACCTCCCTTCAATCTCCCTGTTGCTTGAGAATGACCAATTCGGATCGGTTAGCTGGTAAAAAAAGAGGTCGCCTTCAAATGAAGCCGAATGACATCATAACTGCAGAAAGCGAGTCGCCTCCGCTATCGATGAAAAGTAATTAGTAATATAAGTGGCTACAATACGTGATTTGGGCGAAAATCAGAAGACACACGACACGAGGATAGCAATTGTTGTCGACCCCCCTTGTTGTGTGTCCTGCTAGACCCCCGCGAAGCATGTATATAGCCCACTCAGCCCTCAAATTTTAGGCTGCCCGCAATAGCCGAAACCAGAAGCTCACAACTTTGAGGGGTTTAACTCAGATTCAGAGccgttctttctttttttttttagttttgatttaatttcctCATTTGGATGTAAAATACCTCGCccattatttcgacattttgTTACtctgttcttgggcataaaatTGGTGTCGTAAGATCCTCAGatttgacgagtaaaatcgtctggcgttagacagagtaaaatctataagtgccctgagcgctcattcggcagttaaggggttaaaacaaaataataaaaaataaggaCCAGATTTTTAAATGTGGAAAAACAGACATTTTGCTAAGGCGAGAATGAAGCAAAATGGTCTTGTGTttgctttcactttttctttcttaaaactACGATTTTCTAACAGAAATGAAGCACGTCAACTGTCTCTGAGATTACAGGTGATTAGATTTTACGTTATAAACGTCATCACAAAGTCTCTAGTTAAGTCACATGGCAAGCTACGAGATTATCATGAATATCAGCGTAAGCGCTTGTTATCGGTTCTAGCACACGACCTTGAAGGTTGTAacttaacaacgtcaaaatgTCCCAATTAATATTAGCTGTTCTTTTGAACCATTTGCTTTGCATAGATTCTAAGGGAACTGTATTGTGCTTCAGGGGTAGCTTTTAGTGTGTTTTTGACACCATTTATTTTAACGCCAATATTAGccgctttatttatttttcttttttacattttgccaCGAGATAAGAAACGACTTTTTCAGCAGTCGCGCATGTAAAAACCTCGTGCTTTTTGTATCACTATGCACAATCACCTACATTATGGAAGTTAAAATCGCTTGATCAATCGTTCACGACATAAGACTCACTGCTTGTtaaaagcgcatgcgcaattgtcaaatgcCTACCGTAACGAGACACAGTTTCACGTAccacttggaagaaataactggcaCAGTTTGATGTATATAGAGAGATcactttttattacatattgaATCTATGTAAgccatttcttccatttttacTCATTGTAAtatattagtatcacccaacagtgagctaatgcaaatcctacattttgattggctgcgctactagaggactattagtaatagtcatcgagtagcgaaattcgtgcGGCTTTCGATCGTTATAGTAAGTTCCTATatcaatatttctttaacttgaatttgctaaaaatgtcattgccttttctgtccgactagttgagtaatactaaaacaattagaccctttgTCCCCAAGGGCCCCGGGTCAATAgaccattcggcttcgcctcatgggctatttattgacccgtagccctccTTCGGGCTAccggtctaattgttaaatggcctttacaaaatgcccatttttgccttttttctttttcagaattttgtcGTCTTTTCGATTATTAAGTGTTTTATCAAGccgtttttattatttttttttcttcatagaAAAGCCTTATGCAATTCTAGCGCTCCTTttcgtttcttgttgttgtaatGCTGTCACTTGACCCCTACCGTGTATAACTCCTTGGttattaaattaaagtgaAGGAATTCTTGCTCTGACATGATTTTCAGAGATTTGTCCTTCCGATAAGCAACGATTTGGAGATGTTTTAATATTTGCGCGAGATTGTGGTTGCCGGCTATAAGGTGCCAGTATTTTATTAGGATCTTTTTGAAGACAGGTATCCTGTGAACGAGTTTAAAGTAAAATTCTTTGAGTTTGTTCTCTTTGCACataaatttgatttgcttaaaataatttttccaaagaataTCATTTGATGAGAGCTCGCATTCCCATTTACTTAGCGTAGTTAGTAATGGGGtacttt
This portion of the Acropora palmata chromosome 13, jaAcrPala1.3, whole genome shotgun sequence genome encodes:
- the LOC141863756 gene encoding uncharacterized protein LOC141863756, translating into MSDKDGHDRVYKAIKYHEKHLKIAKENGDRAGEGGAYGNLGNEYQSMGDYQKAIEYHEKHLKIAKEIGDRAGEGGAYGNLGISYRSLGDYQKAIEYHKKHLKIAKEIGDRAGEGGADKNLGNAYHSLGDYKKAIEYHKKHLKIAKEIGDRAGEGRAYGNLGNAYRSLGDYQKAIEYHEKHLKIAKEIGDRAGEGGAYGNLGNAYRSLGDYQKAIEYHKKHLKIAKEIGDRAGEGGADGNLGNAYHSLGDYKKAIEYHKKHLKIAKEIGDRAGEGRAYGNLGNAYRSLGDYQKAIEYHEKHLKIAKEIGDRAGEGGAYGNLGNAYQSLGDYQKAIEYHKKHLKIAKEIGDRAGEGRAYGSLGNAYQSLGDYQKAIEYHKKHLKIAKEIGDRAGEGRAYGNLGISYRSLGDYQKAIEYHKKHLKIAKEIGDRAGEGRAYGNLGNAYDSLGNYQKAIEYHEKDLKIAKEIGDRAGEGGAYGNLGIAYQSLGDYQKAIEYHEKDLKIAKEIGDRAGEGGAYGNLGNAYQSLGDYQKAIEYQEKHLKIAKEIGDRAGEGGAYGKFGNAYVSLGDYQKAIEYHEKHLKIAKEIGDRAGEGGAYGNLGNAYQSLGDCQKAIEYHKKRLKIAKEIGDRAGEGGAYGNLGNPYHSLGDYQKAIEYHENDLKIAKEIGDRAGEGRAYGNLGNAYKSLGDYQKAIEYHKKHLKIAKEIGDRAGEGGAYGNLGNAYQSLGDYQKAIEYLEKHLKIAKEIGDRAGEGRTFHNIGILFFSLGQFENAADSFGYAVEAFDAVRSCLKSKDDWKINFRELYETTNTFLWKSLLGLEKLEEALFAAERGRAQTLTDNLLTQYKLPPSLLAPIVHLKETLPRLFTELSSPTLFLAIEGLTINIWLLSRGKQVTFRKGRLEGDRRDKYPVRSLMQSCLEKIGTDVRVRCEDRTFDELTHDCPFSREVCEEEKKSFQSLDNPFKVFYDAVVGPIVDMLGPQDDEMVIVPDGALCLTPWAAVNESIRIRTVPSLTSYQLILNVPEGHHKKTGALLVGNPCLKDLKGDWHDLPCAQKEVESIASILNTTPLVGRQATKAEVMKQMSSVGLIHIAAHGNELTGEIAFSPNPGWTSQFPQKKDFVLKMSDVQAANLRARLVVLSCCHSGRGRILKGEGVVGIARAFLAAGARSVLVALWAIDDEATMVFMKSFYQHLKEGKPASVAVHQSIKCLRESQEFSEMRHWAPFQLIGDDVKIEFKVDDDVKE